GCTGGCGCTCGCCTTCGTCGCCTGGGTCCCCTACGCCAAGCCCTTCCACATGCTGTCGTCGTTCGCCAACGTCGTCACTCGCGACGAGAAGGCCGGCAAGCGCCTCCCCGGCGTCCCCGCCGACGCCAGCCCGGAGGAGATCGGCCCCAGCGAGATCGACGACTTCTCCTGGAAACAGCTGCTCGACCAGGACGCCTGCACGAAGTGTGGCCGCTGTTCCTCGGCCTGCCCCGCCAAGGAATCGGGGCGACCGCTCGATCCCCGCGACGTGATCCTCGACCTGAAACAGTACCGCGAGGACCGCGATGCCGGCGGCGAGGCCGTCGACATTATCGCTGATGGAGGCACGTCAGTCATCGACAGCGCGACGATGGAGTCCTGTATGGCCTGTATGGCCTGCATGGACGCCTGTCCGGTCGAGATCGAACACCTCACCCACTTCACCGAGATGAACCGCCGGCTGACGGAGTCGGGTCAGATGGACGAACACGTCCAGGACGCGATGATGAACGTCTTCCAGCAGGGCAACACCTTCGGCGAACCCGAGCGCAAGCGGCCCGACTGGACCGACGACCTCGAGTTCGACGTGCCCGACGCCCGCGACGAGCCCGTCGACTACCTCTGGTACGTCGGGGACTACCCCAGCTACGACGACCGCAACCAGGAGATCGCGACGGCGCTGGCCCGCGTGTTCGAAGCCAGCGACGCCTCCTACGGCATCCTCTACGAGGACGAGCAGACCGACGGCAACGACGTGCGCCGCGTCGGCGAGGAGGGGCTCTACGAGATGCTCGTCGAGGACAACGCCGCCGCCATCCAGGACTGCGAGTTCGACCGGATCGTCTGTACGGACCCCCACTCGTTCAACACGTTCAAACACGAGTACCCCGAGTTCGAGGCCTGCGAGTGGGACGGCGCGGACGTGGCCCACTACACGCAGGTCGTCGCCGACCTCGTCGAGACCGGGCGACTGGCCGTGCCCGCGACGCTCACAGACACCGTCACCTACCACGACCCCTGCCACCTCGGGCGGTACAACGGCGAGTTCGAGGCCCCGCGGGAGCTGATCGACGCGACGGGCGTCGACCGCGTGGAGATGCCCCGCAACCGCGACGACTCCTTCTGCTGTGGCGGGGGCGGTGGCGGCCTCTGGATGGACCTCGAAGAGGAGGAGAAACCCAGCGAGGAGCGCCTGCGCGAGGCCCTGGAGGACACCGAAGCCGGCGCGGCGGTGGACCGCTTCGTCGTCGCCTGCCCGATGTGCATGACGATGTACGAGGACGGCCGCAAGACCGGCGACTACGAGGACGACATCGAGATCGTCGGCGTCACCGAGTTGCTGGCCGAAGCCATCGCCGCCGAGAGCGCGGCGTAACCGTCGCCAACACTTACCTCCCCGAGGATCTTACGACGGGCCGATGCAGGTCGCGCTCATCACCGTCGGCGACGAGATCCTCTCGGGGGACACGGAGAACACGAACGCCGGGTGGCTGGCCCGCCAGCTGACCGAGCGCGGGGTCACGGTCACGCGGATGCTCACGATCCCCGACGACCGGGCGCTGATCGCCCGCCACGTTCGGGAGTGGGCCGACGCCTTCGACGCCGTGATCGTCACGGGCGGCCTGGGCGACACGCCCGACGACGTGACTCTCGAAGCGGTCGCCGACGCCTTCGACCGCGAGATGACCGTCCAGCCCGACGTGCGCGAGCGCGTCGAGGAGAAGGCTCGTCAGTACCGCGAGCAGAACCCAGAACGCTACGAGGAACACGACTTCGATCTGGACTTCGCGGAGACGGCCGCGCTTCCCGCAGACGCCCGCCCGCTCCAGACGGCGGCCAGCTTCAACCCCGGCTGCGTGGTCGAGAACGTCTACGTCTTCCCCGGCTTCCCCGAGGAGCTACGAACGATGTTCGACAGCGTCGCCGGCGACTTCGGCGGCGACGCGGTCGCCGAGTCCGTCCCGACGGCCACGCCCGAGGGCGCGCTGAAGGACGTGCTCGCGGGCGTTCGCGAGCGGTTCGACGTGGCGGTCGGCAGCTATCCGGCACACGGGGACGCGGACGGGCGGGTGAAGGTGTCGGGGACCGACCCAGAGGCGGTCGAGGCTGCCGCCGAGTGGGTCGCCGAGCGAGTCGATAGCCCCGAGTAGCTGCCCGGATGCGGGATCAGTCGTCGGCCGTCGAGGGCGTCACCGTGGCTGTCTGTTCCGGGGCCGTCGGTGCCTGCTCGTCGACTGGCGTCCACTCCAGGTCCTCGGTGTAGTGGAACGCGCGGTGCTCTTGCTCGGGGTCGACGACGGTGAGGTGGAGCCAGTCGTTGTCCAGTAGCTCCGTCACCGAGGGGTTGTCGGCGAGCACGTCGGTGACGCGTTCGACGGGCGCGTGGACGACCGTCGAGAGGCGGAGCGGCTGGTGGTACGGTTCGTCGTCGGCAGCCATCAGCGATTGCAGCGGGAGGCCGGTCAGCAGGTCGCCGCCGTTGCCCTGGTAGACGCCGACGTTGCCGACGGGGTTGTGGGTCACCTTCGAGCCGCTGCCGAAGACGGCGTTGTCGACCGTCGAGAAGTAGTACTGGGCGTTGATCCACTGGGTGACGACCATCGGCCCGGTCAGAATGCCTTCGAGCGCGTCGCCCTCGTCGTCGGTCGTCCAGTCGTAGGAGTGGAGGAACGCGCGGGCGTCCAGATCGAGCCCGTCGGTGAGTTCCCGCGGGCCGACGACGAAGCCAGCGTTGCCCGCCAGACCCCACTCCGGGCGCGTCTCTGCCCAGTCGGCCGCGCGGCGGTGCGTCTCGCGGCCCGCGTCGCCGTCCGCGCCCATGTCGTCGGCGCGCTCGGCGGCCGCGCCGGCCCGCGCGGTTTCGAGGTCCGCACGGAGCTGTCGTACGTCCTCGGCGTGTGTCTCGGGGACGGCGTCCGCGTACAGCTCGATCTCGTCGGTGGTCGTGTTGTGCTCGCCCGCCAGGAAGTAGGTGTCCTCGGGCACGTCGATGCCGCGGTCACGCAGGCGTTCCCTGACGGCCTCGTCGTTGCAGAGAGCGGCGAGGACGCGGGCGCTGGGGCCGCCGGGATTGCCGGCGCAGGCACCGCAGTCGAGGCTGGCGTCGAAGGGGTTGTTCGCCGTCTGGCTCGCGTGGCCGGTGAACACGACGAGACGGGCGAACTGCTCCCACCCCATCAGCTCGAAGGCCGTCGCGGCGTACTCGGTCTTCTCCTCGACTGTCAGCCCCGCCGGGAGTTCGTGGGCGTGGTCCGGATCGTGATCGACGGCCGGCTCCCAGACAGCGTGGTCGTCGGGCGTGCGATCGTCGACGGCGTCGACCAGGTCGTGGACGCGTCCGGGGACCAGCGTCCGGGCCGCGAGTGCGGCCCCGTACCCCGCGCCGGTGCTCTCGACGTAGCTGAACGCCGTCGCGGCGTTGGAACGGAGCCGCCCGATCACGCTCTCGGTGGCTTCGCGCATCGCCGTCCAGCGGTCGTGTTCGGCGTGGCGCGACCCCTCGCCGTCCGTGGGGCGATCCGCGATGCGGTGCTGTGGGTCGAGGATCGGCGGGCAGGCGTCGACGGCCACCGCTGCGTCGTGGCCCTCGTAGCGCATCGGGACGCCGAAGAAGCCGGCGTAGCCGTGGGTCTCGTAGTCGCCAGCGGCCTCGACGTGGCGGCGGATGATCTCCGAGCGCGTGTCGATACAGAAGACGAGCTGTGCGTCCGGTCTGTCCCCCTCGCCGGTCGCTGCGACCGACTCGCTGGCGTCGGTGAGCTCCGCGACGAGCGCCGAGCGGTAGGTCGCTTCCCAGGCGGTCAGCCAGACCTCGGGGAGCGGGACGGCTCCGTCGGCCGTGGCGTCGTCTCCGTCTGCCTCTTCGGGCGTGCGCGGGGCGTCGAACAGGTCGACCAGCGTCAGGCGAACCGCCAGGTAGCCGGCCAGCGTGATCGGGTACGCGGACTGCCAGGCGTCCCCGTCGTCGGTCCGCTGCTTGAGCAGGCCGGTCCAGCCCGGCAGCGCGGCCAGGTGGAACTCGAAGATCTCCGGCCACTCTCCGACGGGATCGTTCACGAGCTGCTCTCGGATGGCGTCCAGCGGACGGTCCGGAAGCTCGGCGATCGCTTCGGCGTCTGGGATTTCCCCGTCGTGGCGAGCGACGGCGCGGAACGCGTCGTAGAAGCCGTCCTCGCGTTCCGGCATCGGCCACTTGGCCTGTCCCTGATCGAGGAACGCCGACAGCCACTTGGTCAGCACTGCGTCGACCCGGTCGGTTGCGGTCGCCGTCTCGGTCGCCTCGGCCCGCTCCGCCGTTGCCATGCGGTCGAGCGTCGCCTCGGGCTCGCTCTCGTACCCGTGTTCGCGCAACGTATCACGGAGAACGTCGGGGTCGATCCGTCCGTCCTCCCAGGCGCGGCGGAACACGTCGGCGTCGGGGTAGCCGTCGCTCCCCAGCGTGTCTGCTGCGGCCGCGACGGCCTCGTGGAAGGGCTGGTCCTCGAAGCCCGAGAGGGGGTTGGCCGTCACGAACGAGTGCAACGGCCAGCGGGAGCCGACCGTCTGTGCTGCCGTCTCGATACTCTCGTGGATCGCGTCGTCAGTACTCATTGTACTCCTCCGTCGCGGTCAGTTGCGTCTCGGACGGTGGCTGTGTGGCGTTCAAAAGCACCACGTAGAGGCGCTGGCTGTGCTTGTAGGCACCGCGCTCGATCGCGAGGTAGGTGGCGACGAACGCGGCGGCGATGAGGCCGTGGGCCACCGTCAGCTCCGCGGTCGCTCCGACCCCCGGCAGTCCGCCGAGCAGTCCCTCGATCGTCTCGTAGACGGCGGCGTAGATCCCGATCGCCGGCAACGCCACCAGCGGGACGGCTCCGTACCGGACCGACGCGGGCAGCGCCGACCGCGTGACGAGATCGCGCGCGGCGTGAAGCACCGTCAGCACGACCAGCAGCGTGAGCACCAGCCCGCTGTCCAGCTTCGTCCCTTTCCCGGTGAGCGCGGCGAACAGGACGCCGCCGGCCAGTGCGGTGGCGGCGACCACGACCGCGCCGAGGGGTCCCGCCGAACTGGTCGCCGTCGTCGACTTCGGGCTCTCGTGGGCCACCTGACTCCCCGAGCTCAGGAACTGGTAGCCCTTGTAGAACCCGTGCAGGATGAGGTGCGTGACGGCGGCCCCGAAGAACCCGAGGCCGGCCTGCATGATCATGAACCCCATCTGGCCGACCGTCGAACAGCCGAGTTTCCCTTTCACGTCCGCGCGGACGGTCTTCAGGAGTTTCCCCGACAGCGCGCTGGTCGCACCGACGACGGCGACGGCCAGCATGAACGCGCTGTCGACGGTGACCACCGGCGCGAAGCGAACCAGCAGGACGCCACCGGCGTTGACGAAGCCGGCGTGCATCAGTGCGGAGGCTGGCGTCGGTGCGGTCATCGACGAGACGAGCCAGGTGTGGAACGGGACGAGCGCGGACTGGATCATCGCCGCCAGCACGAGCGCGGTCGCCACAAACAGCACGACCGTCCCAGAGGCCTCGCCCAGCGCCGACGCGACGCCGGAGACCGTCGTCGCACCGGTGTGCCACCACAGCGTTCCGAGCGCGACCGCGAGCGCGCCGGTGCTGGCCAGGAAGTACCGGCGCGAGAGCGCGGCGGCGGCCCGTGCCTGTGGCCACCCGTCGACGTGGCCGATCAGGTCGGCCATCACCAGCCCCATCGCCAGCCACGCGGCCACGAACAGCGCGAGGGCGTCGGCGGCAACCAGGACCATCACGATCAGCGTGAACGCGAACACGCGCCCGAAGAAGCGATCGATCGTCCGGTTGCCGGCCATGTAGCGGCGCGAGTAGCTGTGGACGATCCCGCTGACGAAGGTGACGGTCACCCACATCACGGCGGTCAGGCCGTCGACCGCGACGAGACCGTCGAGTTCCCAGGGTCCGCCGCCCCGGAGCCGAAGCGCCAACACGCCGATACTCGCGACACAGAGGACCCACACGAGTCGCGTCAGTGTCGCCGCGACGCGCGAGTCCTCGCCGTCTGGCGTCGGTAGCTGTCCTACGGTCGTCGCCTGCGTTTGTCCGGTCATCGTTTGGTCCGTCTCCGACCGATCACCCCCCGCGTGGCACACGCGATCACAGCGATCGGTCATCTATACCCAGATGTACGAACAGACTGTCTATTAAATCTATCTATACTACCAGATCGTTCTGGAAGAAGTGAATTATAGAACGTGATGGTTTCTCGGACTCCTCGGAGAGTCACCTGAACGCCACCGTGCGGGCCATCGAACACGAGACGACGAGGGCCAGCCGCCCGCCAGATCCCTCGCTCGACCCGGCCCCGAATCGCCGATCTTCGAGGGCTTCGAGCACGGTACCGACGGTTTTCTCACGCATTGTCCACCGTCGCGGAGACCGCTCTCGTTCCCCGCCACGCTACCGTCGGCTTGCCTACCCCGGCCCATAACGCTACCGGATCGTTCGAATATCGCGTATAGAAAACCATATCGTTCTCTGTCCATCACCACGGGTATGCCTGCGTTAGAGGGAACCGTTCTCGTCGGTGAGTCGTTCGAACCCGTTACCGGCCGCGTCGTCGTCGAAGACGGCCGAATCGAGGCGATCGAGGAGACCGACACCGCGTCGACGGACATCATCCTGCCGGCGTTCGTCAACGCACACACCCACCTCGGGGACGCGGTCGCGAAAGACGCCGCCGTCGGGCTCTCGCTCGAAGCGGCGGTCGCACCGCCCGACAGCCTGAAACACCGTCGACTGACCGAAGCCGACCGGACCGAGCTCGTCACCGCGATGCGCCGGACGCTTCGATTCATGCAGCGGACCGGGACCGTCTCGACGCTGGACTTCCGGGAGTTCGGCATCGAGGGCGCGCGGACGCTCCGTGAGGCCGCCGAGCCGCTGTCGATCGATCCGTTCGTCTTCGGGAGCGGGGACGCGTCGGTCCTCGACGTGGCCGACGGCTTCGGAGCCAGCGGTGCCAACGACGACGACTTCGGGCCACAGCGCGATGCAGCGGCCGACCGGGGCGTCCCCTTCGCCATCCACGCCGGAGAACCGGATCAGACGGACATCCACCCCGCGCTCGATCTGGAGCCGGACCTGCTCGTCCACATGGTCCACGCCGCAGGGGAGCACCTCGAACGCGTCGCCGAGCAGTCCGTTCCGGTGGCGGTGTGTCCGCGCGCCAACACGGTCCTCGGCGTCGGCCGGCCGCCGATTCGAGACCTGCTCGATCACACGACCGTCGCGCTCGGGACGGACAACGTCATGCTGAACCCGCCGTCGATGTTCCGAGAGATGGCGTACACGGTCCGGCAGTTCGACGTGAGCGCCCGCGAGGTACTGCGGATGGCGACGACGGCCGGGGCCGAGATCGCGGGCCTCGACTGTGGCGTCGTCGCGCCCGGCAAGCGGGCGGCCCTGACCGTCCTCGACGGCGACTCGGACAATTTGGCCGGCTCACGCCACCCCGTCGAGAGCGTCGTCCGGCGCGCGACCGCGCTGGACGTCGAGCGCGTGATCTGTTAACTGTCTTCCGGGTCGAACTCGCCGAAGGGCGTCGTCTCGTGGCTCCGAACGAGCACCTCGTCGGCGACGGTCACGCCCATGTCGAGCAGCTCCTGTGCGACCGGCGTGATGTCGCTGTCGGACTCGCCGACGACCGTCACGAGGAGGTTCTCCTCGCCGGTGACCAGCTCCTGGACGGAGACGACGCCGTCGATCGACAGGATCTCCGGGACGATCTCGCCCCGCTCCGGGATCGACGCGGTACAGAAAAGCAGCATGCGGAGCGGATAGCCAGACTCCTGGTAGTCCACCTCGGCGCTGTACCCTTTTATGATCTCGTCGCCTTCGAGGCGCTGGATGCGCTTGCGGACCGTGCTGTCCGAGGTGCCGGTTCGTTCCGCGATGTCCCCCGACGACATGTCGCGGGCGTCTTCCTGCAGCGCGTACAGGATCGCTCTGTCTACGTCGTCGAGGCCCGTGTTGCTCATACCCGTACCTCCAGCGCAGAGACACTTTACCTTTGTTAGCCGACCAGTTCGTCGTCGCCCGGTCTATCACAGGAACCACAGGAAGCCGGCCTCGTTGAGGTAGTAAAACGAGACCGCGAGCCACGTCTCGAAGACCAGCGTCCCGGCGGCCGACAGCGCGGCGAACCGCCGAACGCGCATCTCGGCGACGCCCGCCGGCACCGTCAACATGCCGCGGGTGAACAGGAGCGCGTTGCTGACGGGGACGGCGGCGTGACCCCAGCGATCGAACCAGCCGTCGAAGCGGTCGAGCTTCGACTCGCTGACGCGGAACCACGGCTTCTGCAGGAGCCACTCGCGGCCGCCCCGCTGAGCGAGCACGAACAGGGCCGTCTGGCCCGCCGTCGCCCCGACGACGGCCACCACGAAGATGGCGACGATCACACCCCAGTCGTAGCCCGCGTCGGTCGTCGCCAGCGCGCCGATGGCGGCGGGGACGAGCACCTCGCTGGGGGCGAAGTACAGCAACATCGCGCCTTCGAGGACGAAGATCACGAGCAGCGCCGCGAGCCCGTACCGCTGGATCAGCTCGCGGGCCAGTTGCTCGTCGCCGACAACGAACAGCGCCACACCGGCTCCCGCCAGCACGACGAACGAGAGCGCGATCGCGAGCAGGCCGTACTCCTCGGCCCACGTCCGGAGCCGCGAGCGAGCGGGGAACGCCAGAGAGGCCATTCGACAGGGGCAACGATCCTGCGGTCCAAATGCTTTCTGTTACCTGCCGTCCGTGCGGTTCACCCAGACGATCAGTGCGACGACACTCGCGACGATCACGGCGGTATAGGCGATCCAGAGCCCGTCGGTCGCGCCGCCGGTGTGGGTCAGGACGGCCATCGCGCCCGTCCCGAGACCGACCAGGATCGTGTACGTGCCGACGGCGTCGACCACCGACGGCTCCGGGCTGTCGTCGGGGCCGACGCCCGCGATGAGGGTCGTCACGCGACCGAACCTGATCAGGACGCCGAGGGCGAGCACCAGGAGCGCGCTGCCCGCGACGGTCACGGTGCCAGCGGTCATAGCTCGCCGTTCGGGCGACGCGACCGAAAACGTTCGCCCCGGGGTCGGCCACGGTGTTCAGATAAGAGAACGAACTGGAGGAAAGCACCGAAAGCCCTCGTGCAGTTGCGGTCCCGCGGCTCGCTGCGCGCCTCACTGCGTTGCGGTGCTTACCGCGAGGGACTCCGTCCCTCGGTCCGTGCGAACGGCTCTGCCGTTCGCAGACGTCGCCGGGGTTCCCGCAAAGGCCGGCAGGTTCTACCGGCCGGCTATAACGTGACGGCGGAGCCGTCTAGCGTGTCGAGGGCTTTCGGTGGCGTACTCATACTACCGGCTGTAACTCTGTGACCGATTTCGCCATCCCGGGGTGGCGAAGCTCTTCACGAAGGTACAGCCGGCAGTATCACTCTCAACGCTGCATCT
Above is a genomic segment from Halomicrobium sp. LC1Hm containing:
- a CDS encoding (Fe-S)-binding protein gives rise to the protein MTVPLQTTTRPTFWQIGPVGKAVFYYLAALALLVFAFGVYERITRYTRGSDEPFPRLDALPSRILSGARLALTNAKQFDRDLVAGVMHTFVFWGFLTLLIGTTILGIDMDLYRPLTGESFFVGDFYLSYSFVMDAMGLLFVVGVGVAMWRRYARRTDRLHGRHTSREDDYFLGVLFLLGVGGYVTEAVRILGTSAVRDVSFETWSFVGWAGKEWLAAAGVTPEMATAAYPVIWWSHSLLALAFVAWVPYAKPFHMLSSFANVVTRDEKAGKRLPGVPADASPEEIGPSEIDDFSWKQLLDQDACTKCGRCSSACPAKESGRPLDPRDVILDLKQYREDRDAGGEAVDIIADGGTSVIDSATMESCMACMACMDACPVEIEHLTHFTEMNRRLTESGQMDEHVQDAMMNVFQQGNTFGEPERKRPDWTDDLEFDVPDARDEPVDYLWYVGDYPSYDDRNQEIATALARVFEASDASYGILYEDEQTDGNDVRRVGEEGLYEMLVEDNAAAIQDCEFDRIVCTDPHSFNTFKHEYPEFEACEWDGADVAHYTQVVADLVETGRLAVPATLTDTVTYHDPCHLGRYNGEFEAPRELIDATGVDRVEMPRNRDDSFCCGGGGGGLWMDLEEEEKPSEERLREALEDTEAGAAVDRFVVACPMCMTMYEDGRKTGDYEDDIEIVGVTELLAEAIAAESAA
- a CDS encoding molybdopterin-binding protein — encoded protein: MQVALITVGDEILSGDTENTNAGWLARQLTERGVTVTRMLTIPDDRALIARHVREWADAFDAVIVTGGLGDTPDDVTLEAVADAFDREMTVQPDVRERVEEKARQYREQNPERYEEHDFDLDFAETAALPADARPLQTAASFNPGCVVENVYVFPGFPEELRTMFDSVAGDFGGDAVAESVPTATPEGALKDVLAGVRERFDVAVGSYPAHGDADGRVKVSGTDPEAVEAAAEWVAERVDSPE
- a CDS encoding DUF2309 domain-containing protein codes for the protein MSTDDAIHESIETAAQTVGSRWPLHSFVTANPLSGFEDQPFHEAVAAAADTLGSDGYPDADVFRRAWEDGRIDPDVLRDTLREHGYESEPEATLDRMATAERAEATETATATDRVDAVLTKWLSAFLDQGQAKWPMPEREDGFYDAFRAVARHDGEIPDAEAIAELPDRPLDAIREQLVNDPVGEWPEIFEFHLAALPGWTGLLKQRTDDGDAWQSAYPITLAGYLAVRLTLVDLFDAPRTPEEADGDDATADGAVPLPEVWLTAWEATYRSALVAELTDASESVAATGEGDRPDAQLVFCIDTRSEIIRRHVEAAGDYETHGYAGFFGVPMRYEGHDAAVAVDACPPILDPQHRIADRPTDGEGSRHAEHDRWTAMREATESVIGRLRSNAATAFSYVESTGAGYGAALAARTLVPGRVHDLVDAVDDRTPDDHAVWEPAVDHDPDHAHELPAGLTVEEKTEYAATAFELMGWEQFARLVVFTGHASQTANNPFDASLDCGACAGNPGGPSARVLAALCNDEAVRERLRDRGIDVPEDTYFLAGEHNTTTDEIELYADAVPETHAEDVRQLRADLETARAGAAAERADDMGADGDAGRETHRRAADWAETRPEWGLAGNAGFVVGPRELTDGLDLDARAFLHSYDWTTDDEGDALEGILTGPMVVTQWINAQYYFSTVDNAVFGSGSKVTHNPVGNVGVYQGNGGDLLTGLPLQSLMAADDEPYHQPLRLSTVVHAPVERVTDVLADNPSVTELLDNDWLHLTVVDPEQEHRAFHYTEDLEWTPVDEQAPTAPEQTATVTPSTADD
- a CDS encoding proton-conducting transporter membrane subunit, translated to MTGQTQATTVGQLPTPDGEDSRVAATLTRLVWVLCVASIGVLALRLRGGGPWELDGLVAVDGLTAVMWVTVTFVSGIVHSYSRRYMAGNRTIDRFFGRVFAFTLIVMVLVAADALALFVAAWLAMGLVMADLIGHVDGWPQARAAAALSRRYFLASTGALAVALGTLWWHTGATTVSGVASALGEASGTVVLFVATALVLAAMIQSALVPFHTWLVSSMTAPTPASALMHAGFVNAGGVLLVRFAPVVTVDSAFMLAVAVVGATSALSGKLLKTVRADVKGKLGCSTVGQMGFMIMQAGLGFFGAAVTHLILHGFYKGYQFLSSGSQVAHESPKSTTATSSAGPLGAVVVAATALAGGVLFAALTGKGTKLDSGLVLTLLVVLTVLHAARDLVTRSALPASVRYGAVPLVALPAIGIYAAVYETIEGLLGGLPGVGATAELTVAHGLIAAAFVATYLAIERGAYKHSQRLYVVLLNATQPPSETQLTATEEYNEY
- a CDS encoding amidohydrolase family protein, which gives rise to MPALEGTVLVGESFEPVTGRVVVEDGRIEAIEETDTASTDIILPAFVNAHTHLGDAVAKDAAVGLSLEAAVAPPDSLKHRRLTEADRTELVTAMRRTLRFMQRTGTVSTLDFREFGIEGARTLREAAEPLSIDPFVFGSGDASVLDVADGFGASGANDDDFGPQRDAAADRGVPFAIHAGEPDQTDIHPALDLEPDLLVHMVHAAGEHLERVAEQSVPVAVCPRANTVLGVGRPPIRDLLDHTTVALGTDNVMLNPPSMFREMAYTVRQFDVSAREVLRMATTAGAEIAGLDCGVVAPGKRAALTVLDGDSDNLAGSRHPVESVVRRATALDVERVIC
- a CDS encoding Lrp/AsnC family transcriptional regulator, encoding MSNTGLDDVDRAILYALQEDARDMSSGDIAERTGTSDSTVRKRIQRLEGDEIIKGYSAEVDYQESGYPLRMLLFCTASIPERGEIVPEILSIDGVVSVQELVTGEENLLVTVVGESDSDITPVAQELLDMGVTVADEVLVRSHETTPFGEFDPEDS
- a CDS encoding DedA family protein; the encoded protein is MASLAFPARSRLRTWAEEYGLLAIALSFVVLAGAGVALFVVGDEQLARELIQRYGLAALLVIFVLEGAMLLYFAPSEVLVPAAIGALATTDAGYDWGVIVAIFVVAVVGATAGQTALFVLAQRGGREWLLQKPWFRVSESKLDRFDGWFDRWGHAAVPVSNALLFTRGMLTVPAGVAEMRVRRFAALSAAGTLVFETWLAVSFYYLNEAGFLWFL